In Oryctolagus cuniculus chromosome 14, mOryCun1.1, whole genome shotgun sequence, the genomic stretch TTATCAGGGCCTGCCCTGGACTCTTCCCCTTGGTTTTGCTTAAAAATTGTGAATAAGGTATGTCATAGAAAGGCTGTGCTGACTGAGCCCCGTGCCGCATGTGCTACGCTTCCTTCTCTGTTGAGTTATGGACAGCAGGGGGGACCCTGCAACTTCCTGCCTGTTTCCCAGTCTACCAAGCCAGCCTTGGGCTCCCTAGACTTGCTCTTGGTGGCACCAGGCACAGAGAGCACCCCCTCTCTCAACTGAGAGCACCCCAGGTCTTAACACATTCCAGATGTGCATGGAGGAAACCGGAGTACTTTCTGCAGGCAAAGGCAGGACCAGTATCAGCAGTTGCGTCTCTCAGGGGCAGCGGCAGTAACTGGAGCCTGGGTTTGGTTTCTCTGTTCTAAGTGTGTGTCCCCGTGTGTGGAAGGACACCCTGCCAGGTCCTGTCCTCGTGTACAGACCTGGTCTCCCCAGATGTGTAAGTAATAGTTTGCTTTATACACACAGCATTCACGAACTGCAAGCCCTTCGTAACTTGACAGGTGAGTTCTGGAAGAATAATAGGCATTCAAACTCTGCAGCCTGCAGACAGAAAATACATATCCTCTGTTTGTTTAATCTCCTAAAAAGATATATAGCACTgtgatagggttttttttttcctgccaaataAATAGACATTTGAAACTGAtctttaataaaaacataaacacaccTGCTGTTTGATAAACCACAGTCTAACCCACCACATGGTGCATTTTCTTATTCATTAGAGATCATATAGCCATACGTGTATTCTAATCaactccattttattttccctgCCATATAAACACTAGAGAATGACATTGAAgcagcagccccctgcccccgcccctcttCCAAAAGCAGAGCATTCTGTGAAGGCAGCCGCGCCTCCCAGTGTTGGCAGGTGCGAGGCGCCAGTGGATAGACGAGTCTCGGGCTCTGCTGAGTGATATTTGCGTTCAGACCCTGCTCACTCATTCATTTCAGTTGACTGGTCAAACACTGAATGTAAGACCTGGATCTTGTTACTCCGCTTAGGAGCAGGAGGTTTGGGGTCCTGTGAAATGTGGTCCGGCTTCTCTGGCAGTGACCTGTAAGGTCTGGCTTTGATTCCACCATCTGGAAACTCGGGCTCCACAAGTATGGGCTCAGAAAAGGCTTTTCTGGAATGTTCGCCCTGCACTCGGTTTTGCCTAAAGGACTCCTCTTCTTGCAAGATGGTCTTTACCTTCTCCAGGACAGTATTAACACAGACGGCCTGCATGACAGAAAAGCTGGGAAGTCGGGTTTCTTTTTAAGCTCCTAACTACAGAGGTGTCGCTCCGCACACTGTTCAGAATTAAAGCCACTGATGTCCACCAAAGAAGCACTTCCCTCCGGGAACCTTAAAACCTTGTATGTGGGGCCGGCGGGTGGCACTGCGGCATAGAAGTTTAAGcttctgcctccagtgccgggatcccacatgggcgccggttggcatcctggctgctccactgccaatccagctccctgctaatgtgcctgggaaagcagtggaagatggcataaatgcctgggcccctgcacctgcgtgggagacctggataaagttccgggctcccggcttcggcctggcccagctccggtcatggtggccatttggagagtgaaccagcagatggaagatctctctccctctgtatctctgcacttcaaataaatgaatcttaaaaacaaacaaaaaacctgtatGTGTCAGTCGAGATGTATTTTGTCTCTTTCTTGACTCACTGTATGTCTTACATCTTTCTTCATCTGCCTTaattaaataaaccatttttcTGAGTGATGAGATTTGCCCCCAAACATGTTGATATCTCAAAAGAAGGTTGCTTACGCCTGGGCATACAGTGGGAAGGCTGCAGGGGCTTTTGGTTAAGCTCTTGGGAAGCCAGTAGACGGGTGATGGCTCAGCAAACCCGTgatccactccccacccctgcccccaacaaTGCTATCCAGTACCTTAAGGAGAAGAgtatcaaaacagaaaaagaacttgAAATATTCAGAAACACCAAGGGACTCTACTTAGTAAACCTGCGCGTACCATTGTCTTATAATGGTGAGTATTTAAGGCAAGCAATGAAGATAGACAATGCCCtgaaaattttacaaaagaaatgcttcagggtAACCATGGGTGCGTTTAGAAGGTTTTCCTGAAGAGGTAACAGCAGCCGAAGGATGCAGGGCCTCGTGCTCcaccagcctgggctgggggtcccagccctctcctccctcctccctcacctgcCTCTCactagggagtgcagtgagggCGAGCCCCCGGGGCCCCCAAATGAAAGGGAGGAGGTCAGGAGGGAAGCTCTGGACAAGTTGCTCTCCCcgtgtagagagagaaagggactgtTTCTGGCCTCTGCCCGTCTCGCCTTCTTGCTGTGGGACAGTGATATGGGTGCAGTGACTGAGTAGGAGGTCACAGATCCAGGGACTGAAAACAAGTTTctagagggaaaaagaaaggccCTGGTGTCTGTCTGCATTCAGGCTGCTTTAGCAAAACACCGGCAGCTTACAAACCACAGAATGTGCCGCTCACCCAGGGCGGTGGCAGACCTGGTGTCTGGAGCAGGCAGCCTTTTTGATGCATGGAGGACATTTCTGCCTGGGTGGCCTCTCTCAGGCCACCAATCCTATTCCTGAGGGTTCCACCAAGGGACCTACCTGTGTATACCAGCACCTTGCAAATGCTTTGACCCTGAAGTCTGCCAACAGCAgtaaactttataaaaataaaatgattttagttATGCaaacaaatttttgatttttagcGGACTGGCTTGGCTTCTCCGAAAGGTAAACTGTTAAGATAAAATGAGTTTGAGTAACAGGAGAATGGTGCTTTCATTTGTACATACACTATTGGACGGCGTCACCACTGGCATTAGGAAAAGGAATGTGTGGATTCTAGTGATTGTCCTGCCTTACCAAGTAAATGAGAGCTGCGTAGGAAGCGTACATTATGCTGGTTAAGGCCGTCTTTGCCGGAAAGGAAAGGATTTCAAACAAAGAACTGCTCCGGGCCTGCAAACACAGAAGAGATGGAAATAAAACAGCATTTGTCAGTGTTTCCGCAGCATATTTTGCAAACTGGAGTACTGTTCTGGGCTGTTTTCACAGTGTGGAAATATGTTAGTTCACTTTTCTCCTTTTCACAGGAGGTGCTTTCCTTCGCATGACACATCTATGAGAGTGCTTCACGGAGAGCGGAACAAAAAGATGTTGATCTTGGTGggaaaatttggaaatccatgcattcatggggtcttcacaaagttcatggaaacgtatataatgaaaaaaatgcatggatttcaaaatggttttgcaccaaaataaccttatcttttttaaaaaaacatttatttatttatttgcaagtcagagttacacagagagaggagaggcagagagagcgaggtcttccatctgctggttctctccccaattggccgcaacggccagagctgcaccgatccgaagccaggagccaggagcttcttccaggtctcccacgtgagggcaggggcccaaggacttgggccatcttctactgctttcccaggtcacagcagagagctggatgggaagtggagcagccgggtctcgaactggtgcccatatagaatgctggcgcttcaggccagggcgttaacccgctgcaccacagcactggccccaataaccttacctttcaattccactttccgaaaagcttttgaagtactcttgcatAAAAAAACTCATTTCCAAAGTTCAAATTACTTTAACTCTTTTACAGTTACCAGCTGTGCTCACTAGGCGGAGCTGCTATGCGCGTTAGGTTAGAAAAACAGTCTTTGTTCAAATTCATGTCATCATTCTTTACTACATTATTCACAACCTCAATTAAGCAAACAGCCATCAGAATAAGCATTTCCGGGAGACAAATGGTGCTCTTGGAACCGTTAACCATGAGGCTGCTGCAGGCCAGCATTCCCTTAGGCGCGCATGAAGCTTCGGGAGACGCTCTGTGCCCAGGAGCAGGCGTGTCTGTCTGAAACACAGAGACGGTTTAGACCAGCATTGAATTTGCCTTCTCATTTGTGCCAGCAGGTGTGCGGGTCTCGGATGGACCTGTGTAACATGCTTAGTTTAAGGGCACCGAACAGTCTTCCAGGCCCCACCACTGTTGCCCTGAGCAGGAGATGAACTGGGGACGCCAGGAAAAACATCCCCTTCCCATTGGGCAGTGAAGGGAGTGGCAGTTAGCCACGCTCCTCTGAAATAAGAGCCAAGCCACTCAGTGGCTCCAGTGGGCCTCCAGATGGTACAGGCTACAGCCAATAAAACCATGGACGTGCGCAGCAGAATATGTGCCCAAGCCAGAAAGAACACTGCAGACGCATTCATTAAAAATTTACaacactgggccggcgccgtggctcaataggataatcctctgctttgaggcgccggcacaccgggttctagtcctggtcggggcgccggattctgtcccggttgcccctcttccaggccaaactctctgctgtggcctgggagtgcagtggaggatggcccaaatgtttgggccctgcacccacatgggagaccaggaaaagcacctggctcctggcttcagatcagcgtgatgcgccggccgtggcggccattggagggtgaaccaacggcaaaaaaggaagatctttctgtctctctctttctcactgtccactctgcctgtcacaaaaaaaaaaaaaaaaaaaaaaaaaaatttacaacactgggaaaaataaagcagaaacaaTCAACAACAGAATGGTTGAGGAAATTGTCCTACATCTACCTGATAGCATATTATgcaacctttttttattttttatttttaaagatttgttttatttatttgatagagttacagagagaggtcttccatctgctggttctctccccaagtgaccgcaatggccagagctgagctgatttgaagccaggagcttcttccaggtctcccacatgagggcaggggcccatgggccatcttctactgctttcccaggccatagcagagagctggatgggaagtggaacagccaggacttgaactggcgcccatgtgggatgccggtgctgcaagctagggctttaacccactgtgccacagcaccgccccttcACTTTGTTCTTAAAACAATCCTATGATGTTGCCATTATCGTCATCCCCATTCCAtaatggagaaaaggaaaaggtgAACAGCAAACTTGTTTGCGGTAACGCAGCTGGCCCGTGGCAAAGTTGGATTTAAACTCGGAATCTTATggccggcgccccagctcactaggctaatcctttgcctgcggcaccagtaccctgggttctagtcccagttggggcgccagattctgtccgggttgctcctcttccagtccagctctctgctgtggcccgggaaggcagtggagaatggcccaagtgcttgggccctgcaccgtatgggagaccaggaggaagcacctggctcctggctttggaccagcgcagtgctggccatagcagccatttgggggatgaaccaatggaaggaagacctttctctctgtctctctctctctctcactgtctaactctgcctgtcaaaaaataaataaaaaataaaaataaataaactcggAATCTTACACACGCCGGCCCAGGTGCTTCACCTGCCCATTAGGCTGTACTGCCCTGGGGGAGAACAGCAGAGGGTGTGCTGGAATGGCTATGATTTTATTTATGGCATAGGTTTGCAAtccatgaaaataagaaaattcttGTAAAGAGCTTAGAATGGCTGCCATGAGCAATGTGGTAGGCATCATTAGCGCTTCATAATACACGCGAGACAGAGCAAGAGGCAGAACTGGGAGTGTAACAACTATGACTCCATACACACAAAGCAGGCCGGACTAGCTTGATGCTGCTGTCCAGGCATGCGTGCGATTAACTCATCGAGCTGCGCGCTAAACTTGTACATTCTGTATACTTGCATTTTAAGGAAAAGCCCTATGTCCAGAGTTCTGAGGATTAAAATATAGATAATTCACATCATACAGGAAAAGTCTGGACGGAAATGCACCAAGGGTATATGAGCTTTGTCAGGTTAACATTTATAGACGTGTTATGGCTTCACATGCTTAACACAGGATACTTGTTAGATGCTAAGTTCTATTCTAATGGCTTCATCTGTGTCGTCTCCTTTTATCTTAGAACCAACCTATGAAATAGGAACTCGGGCTCAGAGACATGAACGTGCTTTCTTGTTTTCTGAACTTTCCAAGTTCAGCTGTCAGAGTATGTGGCAGTTTTACAAATGAAATTAGGCAAGCCGGCGGGTGCTGGGCTTCGCGCGGCAGCCGGCTCGGGTTTTGCCTCTTCCTGCCGCTGCTGAACCAAGAACAAGATTCCTGAGTGATCGCTGGCAAGCTGAAACCCAGAGTCCGGTTTGGCCTAGTAGCTGAGAgggagcctgggggcggggcggcgaaCCGGGCGGCTGGCCGTATACTTCCTCCTCGCTCTCTTTGCAGCCCCACTCCTAAATGTTGCAGCAGGTTCAGCCCACTCCCTCCGAAGTCGCAAGTTGGAGAAGTTCCTAGAATCCCTGGCTTCTAGGAAGCACTTccaggaaatgaagcagctgctctttttttccccccttcttgGCTAGAAGAATGAAAATGATTGTATGCTCTTGAATCTATTAGGAGACAAACAtcctggcacacagcagcctGTCTAGGAGGGGGAAAAAACAAAGCTGCAGGTGCACGCCCACACACTGCCCTTCTGGCAGAGTGAAGTCTTGAGTTGCTGGCTACACGAAGGCACAGAGCATCGGGCGGCTGCGCCTCCAAGTAAAAGGGCTGGATGCGTGAGCGATTACCCTGGGTCTAGCTCACTACATTGCTGTCTCAGATTCGGTCCTTCACCTAAAAGGACTTCAAACTGTTCAGTCTCAAAATTCTGCGTCTGAACTATGTTCGGCATCTGAACAATTAAGACGGTGTATTGCCTAAGGGTCACCCTGTCACTATTTTAATGCCTTTAATACATACTTTCTATTCCTGTAACAAATCATCCTTTCAGAAAAACATGCTGCTTCCAGAATGTATGTGGTTACTGGCAAGTAgccatttttcaattttatgacTCACTTGCAAACCCATCTTTTTCATATTATAAGCCTCCCTGTTTCAGTTTTGGCATGCGTTGAGCGGGAATCTTGTatggttaaaaaaacaaaaactg encodes the following:
- the SPATA9 gene encoding spermatogenesis-associated protein 9 isoform X2 — translated: MWAGVEELFWKKYTQSCCKGVEGIQKVIMDLADEFKDDFPTILRMSQSNQKRKPVQKTSRIRMAVVLAKINRGTWIRGLSSISRSSKSMAKLLQPQLTCRLVELRGIARRLLREVNLPRQPLYNPQARSSSLFEILSFPAKTALTSIMYASYAALIYLAVCVNTVLEKVKTILQEEESFRQNRVQGEHSRKAFSEPILVEPEFPDGGIKARPYRSLPEKPDHISQDPKPPAPKRSNKIQVLHSVFDQSTEMNE
- the SPATA9 gene encoding spermatogenesis-associated protein 9 isoform X1, coding for MPIKPVGWICGQVLKNFSGRMEGIQKVIMDLADEFKDDFPTILRMSQSNQKRKPVQKTSRIRMAVVLAKINRGTWIRGLSSISRSSKSMAKLLQPQLTCRLVELRGIARRLLREVNLPRQPLYNPQARSSSLFEILSFPAKTALTSIMYASYAALIYLAVCVNTVLEKVKTILQEEESFRQNRVQGEHSRKAFSEPILVEPEFPDGGIKARPYRSLPEKPDHISQDPKPPAPKRSNKIQVLHSVFDQSTEMNE
- the SPATA9 gene encoding spermatogenesis-associated protein 9 isoform X4, translated to MLRALPVPSCNIRLCSEGLKQDVQRGAVPRTKKRKPVQKTSRIRMAVVLAKINRGTWIRGLSSISRSSKSMAKLLQPQLTCRLVELRGIARRLLREVNLPRQPLYNPQARSSSLFEILSFPAKTALTSIMYASYAALIYLAVCVNTVLEKVKTILQEEESFRQNRVQGEHSRKAFSEPILVEPEFPDGGIKARPYRSLPEKPDHISQDPKPPAPKRSNKIQVLHSVFDQSTEMNE
- the SPATA9 gene encoding spermatogenesis-associated protein 9 isoform X3 yields the protein MWAVEGIQKVIMDLADEFKDDFPTILRMSQSNQKRKPVQKTSRIRMAVVLAKINRGTWIRGLSSISRSSKSMAKLLQPQLTCRLVELRGIARRLLREVNLPRQPLYNPQARSSSLFEILSFPAKTALTSIMYASYAALIYLAVCVNTVLEKVKTILQEEESFRQNRVQGEHSRKAFSEPILVEPEFPDGGIKARPYRSLPEKPDHISQDPKPPAPKRSNKIQVLHSVFDQSTEMNE